One part of the Thermodesulfovibrio sp. 3462-1 genome encodes these proteins:
- a CDS encoding DNA gyrase inhibitor YacG: MKIKCPICGKETTIENNPWRPFCSKNCKIIDLWNWFHEYYSIKVEEVDETINIEEEQDDKSNSMWRSRKNGQ, translated from the coding sequence ATGAAAATTAAATGTCCTATATGTGGTAAAGAAACAACAATTGAGAATAATCCCTGGAGACCCTTTTGTTCTAAAAATTGTAAAATTATTGACCTCTGGAACTGGTTTCATGAATACTATTCAATAAAAGTTGAAGAAGTAGATGAAACAATAAACATAGAGGAGGAACAAGATGATAAAAGTAACAGTATGTGGCGCAGCAGGAAGAATGGGCAGTAG
- the dapB gene encoding 4-hydroxy-tetrahydrodipicolinate reductase, translating to MIKVTVCGAAGRMGSRIIALSKDYPEIKIVGALESKNNPKVGSDAGVVAGIGDLGIKIVDDIERVIDNTDIVVNFTNPEATLEHLEIVRKYKKSMVIGTTGFSNEQLTKIQEIAKEIPIVLSPNMSIGVNLLFKILKDVAKVLGDDYDVEIVEAHHRMKKDAPSGTAIKMAKVIAEALERNFDEVAVYARKGIIGERTKKEIGIQTIRAGDIVGEHTVIFGGLGERIEITHKASSRDTFARGALRAVLWLYGKPAGLYDMGDVLGIK from the coding sequence ATGATAAAAGTAACAGTATGTGGCGCAGCAGGAAGAATGGGCAGTAGGATTATTGCCCTTTCAAAGGATTACCCAGAGATAAAAATTGTTGGAGCTTTAGAATCAAAAAATAATCCAAAAGTAGGCTCAGATGCTGGAGTAGTTGCTGGAATTGGGGATTTGGGAATAAAAATAGTTGATGATATTGAAAGAGTTATTGATAATACCGATATTGTTGTTAATTTTACAAATCCAGAAGCTACTTTAGAACATCTTGAAATTGTAAGAAAGTATAAAAAATCAATGGTTATTGGAACAACAGGCTTTAGTAATGAACAACTCACCAAAATTCAGGAAATAGCAAAAGAAATCCCTATAGTGCTTTCACCTAATATGAGTATCGGCGTAAACCTTTTATTTAAAATTCTTAAAGATGTGGCAAAAGTGCTCGGAGATGACTATGATGTGGAAATTGTTGAAGCACATCACAGAATGAAGAAGGATGCACCCAGTGGAACAGCTATAAAAATGGCAAAGGTTATTGCTGAAGCATTGGAAAGAAATTTTGACGAAGTTGCTGTTTATGCAAGAAAAGGCATCATTGGAGAGAGAACAAAAAAAGAAATAGGAATTCAAACAATAAGAGCAGGAGACATAGTTGGTGAGCATACAGTTATTTTTGGTGGATTGGGAGAAAGAATTGAAATAACCCATAAAGCATCAAGCAGAGACACCTTTGCAAGAGGTGCTTTAAGAGCAGTGCTCTGGCTTTATGGAAAACCTGCGGGACTTTATGATATGGGAGATGTACTCGGAATAAAATAG
- the metE gene encoding 5-methyltetrahydropteroyltriglutamate--homocysteine S-methyltransferase: MTVKTTVFGYPRIGPQRELKKALEHYWSGKISQRELIEEAEKLIINNANTIALHGIDIIPSNEFSLYDFILDLSFMFNVIPKRFKKIEDPLERYFAIARGSADAPASEMTKWFNTNYHYIVPEIESDTEFELRENKALKEFELLKNNLNLKTKPVIVGPFTYLYCAKVKNYTYFSDSIVSVYRRLLKELEESDVEEVQIDEPAMVLELDNDVQTIINCYRKITTGLSKIKVYVQTYYESLSQYEKIVYELPVHGIGFDFVEGKENLENILKFGFPEDKTLIAGVVSGRDPWKTDFKEALKLIETLTKFTKHIILSNSCPLMHLPVTVKNESLPEEILRLLSFANERLEELTILKTAINEGKEPPEQNLSMKFTNPEVQKKISQIDENALCRKPSFSERYEKQMEILKLPLFPTTTIGSFPQTAELRKVRADYKAGRISFEEYESFINNEIKRAIEIQHDIGLDVLVHGEFERTDMVEFFAEKLQGFAITKNGWVQSYGSRCVRPPIIYGDVWREKPLTLKETLYAQSLTEKPVKGILTGPVTILQWSYQRKDISKKEVAYQIALALKEEVIELEKAGIKIIQIDEPAFREGMPLKKAKVDEYFDWAIKSFKIVISAVKPETQIHTHMCYSEFNDIIDKIYAMDADVISIEASRSKGEILKAFERFKYDRGIGIGIYDIHSPRIPSVQEMIEIVKRSIKFIDKRLFWINPDCGLKTRAWQEAIPALKNMVKVAEIMRKEVEDVQKYNKA; this comes from the coding sequence ATGACCGTTAAAACTACTGTCTTTGGCTATCCCAGGATTGGTCCTCAGAGAGAGCTTAAAAAAGCCTTAGAGCACTACTGGAGTGGAAAAATCTCTCAAAGGGAGCTAATTGAAGAGGCTGAAAAATTAATCATCAATAATGCAAATACCATTGCCCTGCATGGAATTGACATTATTCCATCTAATGAGTTTTCCCTTTATGATTTTATCCTTGATCTTTCCTTCATGTTTAATGTTATTCCCAAAAGATTCAAAAAAATTGAAGACCCTCTGGAAAGATACTTTGCAATAGCAAGAGGTTCAGCAGATGCTCCTGCTTCAGAGATGACAAAGTGGTTTAACACAAACTATCACTACATTGTTCCTGAAATTGAATCTGATACTGAGTTTGAACTCAGGGAAAACAAAGCCTTAAAAGAGTTTGAACTTCTGAAAAATAATCTTAACCTTAAAACAAAACCTGTGATAGTTGGTCCCTTTACCTATCTTTACTGTGCCAAAGTAAAAAATTATACTTATTTCTCTGACAGTATAGTTTCAGTTTACAGAAGACTTCTTAAAGAGCTTGAAGAATCTGATGTTGAGGAAGTCCAGATTGACGAGCCTGCAATGGTTCTTGAATTAGACAATGATGTTCAGACAATCATAAATTGTTACAGAAAAATCACTACCGGGCTCAGTAAAATAAAAGTCTATGTCCAAACTTACTATGAATCTTTATCACAGTATGAAAAAATAGTTTATGAACTACCAGTTCATGGCATTGGATTTGATTTTGTTGAGGGGAAGGAGAATCTTGAGAACATATTAAAATTTGGCTTTCCAGAGGATAAAACATTAATTGCAGGAGTTGTCTCTGGAAGAGATCCATGGAAGACAGACTTTAAAGAAGCATTGAAACTCATTGAGACTCTTACAAAGTTTACGAAACATATAATTCTTTCCAACTCCTGTCCTCTCATGCATCTTCCAGTGACTGTGAAAAATGAAAGTCTGCCTGAAGAAATCCTCCGCCTGTTAAGCTTTGCAAATGAAAGGCTTGAGGAGCTTACAATCCTTAAAACAGCAATAAATGAAGGTAAAGAGCCTCCAGAGCAGAATTTATCCATGAAATTTACTAATCCTGAAGTTCAGAAAAAAATCTCTCAGATTGATGAAAATGCTCTTTGCAGAAAACCCTCTTTCAGTGAACGATATGAAAAACAGATGGAAATTCTCAAACTTCCTCTTTTTCCAACGACCACAATAGGAAGCTTTCCTCAAACCGCTGAGCTGAGAAAAGTAAGGGCAGATTATAAAGCAGGAAGAATCTCTTTTGAGGAGTATGAATCCTTTATCAACAATGAAATCAAAAGGGCAATTGAGATTCAGCACGACATTGGACTTGATGTTTTAGTTCATGGAGAGTTTGAAAGAACAGATATGGTTGAGTTCTTTGCAGAGAAGCTTCAGGGATTTGCCATAACAAAAAATGGATGGGTTCAATCCTATGGCTCAAGATGTGTAAGACCACCAATAATTTATGGCGATGTATGGAGAGAAAAACCCTTGACTCTGAAAGAAACACTTTATGCCCAGTCTCTCACTGAAAAGCCAGTGAAAGGCATTCTTACTGGACCTGTTACAATACTTCAGTGGTCCTATCAGAGAAAGGATATTTCGAAAAAAGAAGTTGCCTATCAGATTGCTCTTGCTCTTAAGGAAGAAGTAATAGAGCTTGAGAAAGCTGGTATAAAAATCATTCAGATTGATGAGCCAGCTTTCAGAGAAGGAATGCCTCTTAAAAAAGCAAAGGTTGATGAATACTTTGACTGGGCTATAAAAAGCTTTAAAATTGTTATCTCTGCTGTAAAACCTGAAACTCAAATTCATACTCATATGTGTTACTCTGAGTTTAATGATATAATTGATAAAATCTATGCAATGGATGCTGATGTGATATCAATCGAAGCATCAAGAAGCAAGGGAGAGATTCTAAAAGCCTTTGAAAGATTTAAATATGACAGAGGCATTGGAATTGGAATATATGATATTCACTCCCCAAGAATTCCTTCTGTTCAGGAGATGATAGAAATTGTTAAGCGATCAATAAAGTTTATTGATAAAAGACTTTTCTGGATAAACCCTGATTGCGGACTTAAAACAAGAGCGTGGCAGGAAGCCATTCCCGCACTTAAAAACATGGTTAAAGTTGCAGAAATAATGCGAAAGGAGGTTGAGGATGTTCAAAAATATAATAAAGCGTGA
- a CDS encoding ATP-binding cassette domain-containing protein, whose product MIKLENISKSYGNVKALESLSFEIKKGEIFGLLGPNGAGKTTTVKILTTLTKPDEGECFIDGIDVVKNPFEIKKIIGVVPQENNLERELTVYENLLIYGMLHKVKELKIKIDEILKVMELKDKKHSVVSTLSGGLQRRTLLARALLPEPKVLFLDEPSIGLDPHIRRQLWQIIRKIKAQGRTVLLTTHYIEEAEALCDRVGILSHGKLIALGSPSELKKDVGEYVVEFTDKEGRLISEICHSREQAYEIAKHRGDGVMIRRSNLEDVFVKLTGERIKGIREAT is encoded by the coding sequence ATGATCAAGCTTGAAAATATATCAAAAAGTTATGGAAATGTAAAGGCACTTGAGTCCCTGAGTTTTGAAATAAAGAAAGGTGAAATATTTGGACTTCTCGGTCCCAATGGAGCTGGTAAGACGACCACTGTAAAAATACTCACAACTCTTACTAAACCTGATGAAGGAGAATGTTTTATTGACGGGATTGATGTTGTAAAAAATCCTTTTGAAATAAAAAAAATCATAGGAGTTGTCCCTCAAGAAAACAATCTTGAAAGAGAGCTTACTGTTTACGAAAATCTTTTAATTTATGGAATGCTTCACAAAGTAAAAGAACTTAAAATAAAGATTGATGAGATTCTCAAAGTAATGGAGCTAAAAGACAAAAAGCACTCTGTTGTATCAACTCTCTCAGGAGGGCTTCAGCGTAGAACACTTCTTGCCCGAGCATTGCTGCCTGAACCAAAGGTTTTATTTCTTGATGAACCATCAATCGGGCTTGACCCCCATATAAGAAGACAACTATGGCAAATCATAAGAAAAATCAAGGCTCAGGGCAGAACTGTGCTTCTTACAACCCACTACATTGAAGAGGCAGAGGCACTTTGTGACAGGGTGGGGATTCTTTCACATGGAAAGTTAATTGCCCTTGGCAGCCCTTCAGAACTTAAAAAAGATGTTGGTGAGTATGTGGTTGAGTTTACTGATAAAGAGGGAAGGCTGATAAGTGAGATATGTCACAGTAGAGAACAGGCTTATGAGATTGCAAAACACAGAGGCGATGGAGTAATGATAAGAAGATCCAATCTTGAAGATGTTTTTGTAAAGCTAACTGGAGAAAGAATTAAAGGAATCAGGGAAGCAACATGA
- a CDS encoding adenosylcobalamin-dependent ribonucleoside-diphosphate reductase, giving the protein MIHYIMVFTDRAKTVLEIRYLLKNEKGEVIETPEQMFHRVANYVAQAEELYQENPSEWAEKFYEIISSLRFLPNSPALMNAGKPKAQLAACFVLPVEDSIEAIFKTLKDAALILQSGGGTGFNFSHLRPKGDVVRSTGGIASGPVSFMKIFDKASDIIKQGGARRGANMGILRVDHPDILEFVRIKRFENLSNFNISVVVTDAFMDALFKDDYYPLINPRNGEVVKKLKAKEVFDEIVESTWETGDPGVIFIDTINRYNPTPHIGQIESTNPCGEQPLLPYEACILGSINLSKYVKGGSIDFQMLEHDVKIATRFLDDAIDVTHYPVPEVEKMHKGNRKIGLGVMGWADCLVELGIPYNHKKAFQLAETVMKFIKEKSHETSQELARKRGVFPNFKGSLWDKRGTMMRNATTTTIAPTGTISIIADCSSGIEPYFLLAYKQRILDTEFEIINKYLIDFAQKQGFYSEEFINELRQKGTLRGIKSVPLKIKKLFKTALEITPMQHIEMQACFQKYTDNAVSKTINLPQRTKKQEVAKIFILAYKKGLKGITVFRYGSKTGTLLKVSDAHLTECCETKGRTPRVTKFHDAV; this is encoded by the coding sequence GTGATACACTATATTATGGTGTTTACGGATAGAGCAAAAACAGTTCTTGAAATAAGATATTTACTTAAAAATGAAAAGGGTGAAGTCATTGAAACACCTGAGCAGATGTTTCATCGTGTTGCCAATTATGTTGCTCAGGCTGAAGAGCTTTATCAAGAAAATCCCTCTGAATGGGCAGAGAAGTTTTATGAAATTATAAGCTCATTAAGATTTCTTCCCAATTCTCCAGCATTGATGAATGCCGGTAAACCAAAGGCTCAGCTGGCAGCATGTTTTGTTCTGCCTGTGGAAGACTCCATTGAGGCAATATTTAAAACACTTAAAGATGCTGCGTTAATTCTTCAGAGTGGCGGTGGAACTGGATTTAATTTCTCTCACTTAAGACCAAAAGGAGATGTTGTTCGCTCAACAGGTGGCATTGCAAGCGGACCTGTTTCATTTATGAAAATATTTGATAAAGCTTCTGACATAATAAAGCAGGGTGGTGCAAGAAGAGGGGCAAATATGGGCATATTGAGAGTTGATCACCCTGATATTCTTGAGTTTGTAAGAATTAAAAGATTTGAAAATTTAAGCAATTTCAATATCTCTGTTGTTGTTACAGATGCTTTTATGGATGCTCTTTTTAAGGATGATTATTATCCATTGATAAATCCAAGAAATGGTGAGGTTGTAAAAAAGCTTAAAGCAAAGGAAGTTTTTGATGAAATTGTTGAATCAACATGGGAAACAGGAGACCCTGGAGTTATTTTCATCGATACAATAAACAGATATAATCCAACTCCTCATATAGGTCAGATAGAAAGCACAAATCCCTGTGGTGAGCAACCTCTTTTACCATATGAGGCATGCATTCTTGGCTCAATTAATCTATCAAAGTATGTAAAAGGTGGTAGCATTGATTTTCAGATGCTTGAGCATGATGTAAAAATAGCAACAAGATTTCTTGATGATGCAATTGATGTTACCCATTATCCTGTGCCTGAGGTTGAAAAAATGCACAAGGGAAATAGAAAAATAGGGCTCGGAGTAATGGGCTGGGCAGACTGTCTTGTGGAGCTTGGAATCCCCTATAATCATAAAAAAGCCTTCCAACTGGCTGAAACAGTAATGAAATTTATAAAGGAAAAATCTCACGAAACATCTCAGGAGCTTGCACGAAAAAGAGGAGTTTTTCCAAATTTCAAAGGCTCTTTATGGGATAAAAGAGGCACCATGATGAGAAATGCCACCACAACAACCATTGCGCCCACAGGAACAATTTCAATAATTGCTGACTGTTCAAGTGGAATAGAGCCTTATTTTTTACTTGCCTACAAACAAAGAATTCTTGATACAGAGTTTGAGATAATAAATAAATATCTTATAGATTTCGCTCAAAAACAGGGATTTTACAGTGAAGAATTTATTAATGAATTAAGACAGAAAGGAACTCTTAGAGGCATAAAAAGCGTTCCATTAAAAATTAAAAAACTTTTTAAAACAGCCCTTGAAATTACTCCTATGCAACATATTGAAATGCAAGCCTGCTTTCAAAAATACACAGACAATGCGGTATCAAAAACAATAAATCTACCACAGAGAACAAAAAAGCAAGAAGTAGCAAAAATTTTCATTCTTGCATACAAAAAAGGACTTAAGGGAATAACAGTTTTCAGATATGGCTCAAAGACAGGAACACTTCTCAAAGTAAGTGATGCTCATCTCACAGAATGCTGTGAGACAAAAGGAAGGACACCGAGAGTAACAAAATTTCATGATGCTGTATGA
- a CDS encoding phosphoribosylaminoimidazolesuccinocarboxamide synthase → MNHVIVETNLKDVKLLRRGKVRDIYEVNNYLLIVATDRVSAFDVVLPTGIPGKGKILTQISLFWFNQVKDIIENHVVSADVAQFPEPLKKYKDILEGRSMLVRKAKPLAVECIVRGYITGSGWKDYQKTGMICGIKLPEGLVESQKLPEPLYTPSTKAQQGHDINISFEETVKILGEETAKKARDFSVAIYKKASEIAEKKGIIIADTKMEFGFFNGKLIIIDELLTPDSSRFWSIKDYSPGKPQDSYDKQIVRDYLISINWNKKPPAPELPEEIVKKTAERYEEIFRILTS, encoded by the coding sequence GTGAATCATGTTATTGTTGAAACAAATTTGAAAGATGTAAAATTACTTCGCAGGGGAAAAGTAAGAGATATTTATGAAGTGAATAATTATTTGCTAATTGTTGCAACAGATAGAGTTTCTGCCTTTGATGTGGTGCTTCCAACTGGAATTCCAGGAAAAGGTAAAATTTTAACACAGATTTCTCTTTTCTGGTTTAATCAAGTAAAAGATATTATTGAAAATCATGTTGTTTCAGCTGATGTAGCTCAGTTTCCAGAGCCACTAAAAAAATATAAAGATATTTTAGAAGGAAGAAGTATGCTTGTGCGAAAAGCCAAGCCCCTTGCTGTGGAGTGCATTGTTCGTGGATACATAACTGGTTCTGGATGGAAGGATTATCAAAAAACAGGAATGATCTGCGGAATTAAGCTTCCAGAAGGACTTGTAGAGTCACAGAAGCTTCCGGAACCTCTTTATACACCAAGCACAAAGGCTCAGCAGGGACATGACATAAACATAAGCTTTGAGGAGACTGTTAAAATTCTTGGAGAAGAAACAGCTAAAAAAGCAAGAGATTTTTCAGTTGCGATTTATAAAAAGGCATCGGAGATAGCAGAAAAAAAAGGAATTATAATTGCTGATACAAAAATGGAATTCGGGTTTTTTAATGGAAAATTGATTATTATTGATGAACTTTTAACCCCTGATTCATCAAGATTTTGGTCAATAAAGGATTACTCTCCTGGAAAACCTCAGGATAGCTACGACAAACAAATTGTAAGAGATTATCTAATTTCAATAAACTGGAACAAAAAGCCGCCTGCACCTGAGCTACCAGAGGAAATAGTTAAAAAGACTGCTGAACGGTATGAAGAAATATTCAGGATTCTAACCTCTTGA
- a CDS encoding autotransporter outer membrane beta-barrel domain-containing protein, whose translation MRGKFITVGSLLGFFLFCLLFFLTGSAGATQVKGASVSSTTDNYSQDTDVDVSDNSGGRVYGIFVERSSNPLIKLTINANVKGTATNPAGGSGAYGICSWDRAINQLIINQNGTISAIATGNYADAFGVVANSIGSFTNTGSISANATGGNAEAYGVPAESIGNFKNNGNIEVYVNSSSQNPSIDALALVVSNSNNATVINDGTMKVVLSLPKNADMTNVNATVFYIYGSNVTLSNYGYTWVESNVPGPNLRTLYIDSNSNVILKDKFAITFGAPGVNPDTRPIYVDSNSKLNLNNATLIARLDSRNLRLNEPYYLIENHGTVNGQWGGLERGYPNPDIQVAWYDPQSLGENSAVVFRYAPTTTALAPVTGGMAGAPIITSAISAALLTYSPTSMTMVVGYDRQPIMLASAGVSEAGYIAPAYSKGIWLMPLYTRVNANDLGFDADSYGFALGGGGRFAPNFGVELYAGYLRNNLNFSLKGADSEDQDLYFGGFNLIYAPKPYFAKLMAVGYYANHDYKGYTGLYYDLVEKADYNSYGLRFDLIGGYIIGNKTRIIPQVGVSYAYYNTDSFWTKVPDNPNLRRRYEPDDLNVWKVIAGLDVISDFETKGKTNVRAFGGLRLEQAITDNDISAITYAPNQPKYKLEKSIADTTGILQAGIILSFNKRLSLELSGKADLNADYQAYTGRAVLRYNF comes from the coding sequence ATGAGAGGTAAATTTATTACGGTGGGAAGTCTTTTGGGGTTTTTTCTTTTTTGTCTTTTATTTTTCTTAACAGGCTCTGCGGGGGCGACTCAGGTAAAAGGAGCTTCTGTTTCTTCAACAACGGACAATTACTCCCAGGATACCGATGTAGATGTTTCAGATAATTCAGGAGGTCGTGTTTATGGGATATTTGTAGAAAGGAGTTCAAATCCCCTTATTAAATTAACAATCAATGCAAATGTTAAGGGGACTGCAACCAATCCCGCAGGTGGGAGCGGGGCTTATGGGATATGCTCCTGGGATAGAGCTATAAACCAGCTAATCATTAATCAAAATGGAACCATTTCAGCAATTGCAACAGGTAATTATGCAGATGCATTTGGAGTTGTTGCAAACTCCATAGGTAGTTTTACCAATACTGGAAGCATTTCAGCAAATGCAACAGGTGGTAATGCAGAGGCATATGGAGTTCCTGCAGAGTCCATAGGTAATTTTAAAAATAATGGCAATATAGAAGTTTATGTGAATAGTAGCTCTCAGAACCCAAGTATTGACGCACTCGCACTTGTAGTATCAAATAGTAACAATGCAACAGTTATCAATGACGGAACCATGAAAGTAGTCCTTAGCCTACCTAAAAATGCTGACATGACAAATGTTAATGCTACAGTTTTCTACATTTACGGTTCTAATGTAACACTTTCAAACTATGGCTATACCTGGGTTGAAAGTAATGTGCCAGGGCCTAACTTAAGAACACTTTATATTGATAGCAATTCAAATGTTATTTTAAAAGACAAGTTTGCTATTACCTTTGGAGCACCTGGGGTTAATCCTGATACAAGACCAATTTATGTAGATTCTAATTCGAAACTTAACCTTAATAATGCCACTCTTATTGCAAGACTTGATAGTAGAAATTTAAGACTTAATGAACCCTATTACTTAATTGAAAACCACGGAACAGTTAATGGTCAATGGGGTGGGCTTGAGAGAGGATATCCTAATCCAGATATTCAGGTAGCCTGGTATGATCCACAAAGCCTTGGAGAAAATTCTGCTGTTGTCTTCCGTTATGCTCCAACTACAACCGCATTAGCACCTGTTACAGGAGGGATGGCAGGAGCTCCAATTATAACTTCAGCTATATCAGCAGCTCTGCTTACTTACTCTCCTACATCTATGACTATGGTTGTTGGCTATGACAGGCAACCAATTATGTTAGCTTCAGCAGGAGTTAGTGAGGCTGGATATATAGCTCCAGCTTATAGCAAGGGTATTTGGCTTATGCCTCTTTATACAAGGGTTAATGCTAATGACCTTGGGTTTGATGCAGATTCTTATGGATTTGCCCTTGGAGGAGGTGGAAGATTTGCACCAAATTTTGGGGTAGAACTCTATGCAGGTTATTTACGCAATAACCTTAATTTTAGCCTTAAAGGAGCAGATAGCGAAGATCAGGACCTTTACTTTGGAGGATTTAATCTGATTTATGCACCAAAGCCCTACTTTGCAAAGCTTATGGCAGTTGGATATTATGCCAATCATGACTACAAGGGTTATACAGGACTTTATTATGACCTTGTTGAAAAAGCAGATTATAACAGTTATGGACTCAGATTTGACCTTATTGGTGGATATATAATAGGTAATAAAACAAGGATTATACCTCAGGTCGGAGTAAGTTATGCATACTATAATACTGATAGCTTCTGGACAAAGGTTCCTGACAATCCTAATCTTAGAAGACGCTATGAGCCTGATGATCTTAATGTGTGGAAAGTTATTGCAGGACTGGATGTTATTTCTGATTTTGAGACTAAAGGAAAAACAAATGTAAGGGCTTTTGGAGGATTAAGGCTTGAGCAGGCAATAACTGATAATGATATTTCAGCAATTACCTATGCACCAAATCAACCAAAATACAAGCTTGAAAAAAGTATTGCAGATACAACTGGGATATTGCAGGCAGGAATTATTTTAAGCTTCAATAAGAGATTAAGCCTTGAGCTTTCTGGAAAAGCCGATCTTAATGCAGATTATCAGGCTTATACAGGAAGAGCTGTATTGAGATATAACTTCTAA
- a CDS encoding ABC transporter permease, with protein sequence MTGWYPVFLKEMLQFRRKLLRLGYIFSAMMAPIIYLVTFGLGLGKTVKLSEGTDYLTFLLPGLVAMSSMNNSYSWVASSLNLSRLYFKTFQVYIQSPIKPFSIMIGEVMAGMVKGLFASLLIIVVGFVVPSKFSINLIFILTLLLNCFMFACLGVITGMITKSHEDTATYSNFFIMPMAFFSGTFFSIDRIPLIFKPIIYIMPLTHTNILIRKSYIDTEAMISLSLILFYCLCFFLIGSTLMKKYSE encoded by the coding sequence ATGACAGGCTGGTATCCTGTTTTTCTTAAAGAGATGCTTCAGTTCAGGCGAAAGCTTCTGAGACTGGGATACATTTTCTCAGCGATGATGGCACCGATTATTTATCTTGTTACATTCGGGCTTGGGCTTGGAAAAACAGTAAAACTTTCTGAAGGAACTGATTATCTAACATTTCTGCTGCCAGGTCTTGTAGCAATGAGCTCAATGAACAATTCATACTCATGGGTTGCAAGCTCTCTTAATCTCAGCAGACTCTATTTCAAGACTTTTCAGGTTTACATTCAATCACCCATAAAGCCTTTTTCCATAATGATAGGAGAGGTTATGGCTGGAATGGTAAAGGGGCTTTTTGCCTCTCTGCTTATAATTGTTGTGGGCTTTGTAGTACCATCAAAATTTTCTATAAATCTGATTTTTATTTTAACCCTTTTACTTAATTGCTTTATGTTTGCCTGTCTTGGTGTGATAACAGGAATGATAACAAAATCACACGAAGATACAGCCACTTACTCAAACTTTTTCATAATGCCAATGGCTTTTTTCAGTGGAACATTTTTCTCAATTGATAGAATCCCGCTGATTTTTAAGCCAATAATCTACATAATGCCCCTTACTCATACAAATATACTGATAAGAAAAAGTTATATTGATACAGAGGCAATGATTTCTTTAAGCTTAATTTTATTTTATTGTCTTTGTTTTTTTCTCATTGGCTCAACTTTAATGAAAAAATACAGTGAGTGA
- a CDS encoding LytS/YhcK type 5TM receptor domain-containing protein yields MDILELTLILSQRLSIIATVAFILSRMPALGRVLSRKPSTKDKLILTFVCGGLGILGTFGAVEIHGALANSRVVGVMVGGLLGGPLVGAGAGVIAGVHRYFVGGFTAFSCGLSAVVEGFFGGVVYKYWRKGLIPWHVAWLAGFAGEIIQMFIIKSAHAIKTGEIQMLLLKWQEDLPIYFQHNLK; encoded by the coding sequence ATGGATATTCTTGAATTAACTTTGATACTTTCGCAAAGGCTTAGTATTATAGCAACAGTAGCTTTTATCCTTTCAAGAATGCCTGCTTTGGGAAGAGTTTTATCCCGGAAACCTTCAACTAAAGATAAATTAATTCTTACATTTGTCTGCGGAGGACTTGGAATACTTGGGACATTTGGAGCAGTTGAGATTCACGGAGCACTTGCTAATTCAAGAGTTGTTGGTGTTATGGTAGGAGGGCTTCTTGGTGGTCCATTAGTAGGAGCAGGAGCTGGAGTTATTGCAGGTGTTCATAGATACTTTGTTGGCGGATTTACAGCTTTTTCATGCGGATTGTCAGCAGTTGTTGAGGGTTTTTTCGGAGGAGTTGTTTACAAATACTGGAGGAAGGGATTAATTCCCTGGCATGTAGCATGGTTAGCAGGCTTTGCTGGAGAAATTATTCAGATGTTTATAATAAAGTCTGCACACGCAATTAAAACAGGCGAAATTCAGATGTTACTCTTGAAGTGGCAAGAGGACTTGCCCATATATTTTCAACACAACTTGAAATAG